From Echinicola soli, a single genomic window includes:
- a CDS encoding PIG-L family deacetylase, with protein sequence MKLKHLSLFILFFLILNGTSWSYERPRYPSSTIYHQLLKLRETKRVLYIAAHPDDENTRLIAYLGNHTHAEVGYLSLTRGDGGQNLIGKELGVELGMIRTQELLKARETDGGQQFFSRAIDFGYSKNPEETLNNWDKKKLLADVVWVIRNFQPDIIINRFNTIPGVTHGHHTTSAILSLEAFKAAADPQVFPDQLDMVDPWQAKRVFWNAYNWRAPYQPEEGKLYHAFETGEYDDLLGVTYAQIAADSRTMHKSQGFGSTAPLGGAVDFIELVDGARFEESPFEGVNNRWDGVPNGAAIQDALDESVDQFDFAQLENNLSRFLAVKQLLDELDSPEKWVREKQQCIDELIMELLGLKVEFTAARQEAYVGERVEATLVINNPSSVGIQVQDFTVMGSSHSFNKEIKDNAVLRDGIAMEFAPTMSVSQPYWIKNSPQNNLYQVSDQEKIGKAFNDPTVSGQFTFHLEGEEFTIKVPLKYKYNDPVDGEVNQPFVLLPPVQVSIDHDQVYVLSDKPSEFLIKVSFGTRILPGDLMLKGLKEENYKVLETTIDEAKKEKIYHLSVNGDTKIGKTVVTAQYLTTDGKIYEEGVKRIDYKHIPALTYFPKATFDLIKLNLKTTAQNIGYIPGAGDDVPEVLRNLGYAVTELENGSLDADRLGQFSTVIVGIRAFNVNQQVVDQFDQLMKYVEDGGNLIVQYNTTASLKTDRLGPYPFDITRKRVAVENAPVEADFEAHPVLKGPNAITLEDFDGWIQERGLYFTENWDEHYVTPLSMHDPEESPSEGSLLLANYGKGTYTYSGISWFRLLPAGVPGAIKLFVNLIEQDHE encoded by the coding sequence ATGAAGCTTAAACACCTGTCTCTTTTTATCCTATTTTTTCTAATTCTAAATGGTACTTCCTGGAGCTATGAACGCCCCAGGTATCCATCTTCTACCATCTATCACCAACTACTTAAGCTGAGGGAGACGAAGAGAGTGCTGTATATAGCTGCTCATCCTGATGATGAGAACACGCGGTTGATTGCCTATTTGGGCAACCACACACATGCGGAGGTTGGTTACCTTTCCCTTACCCGAGGAGACGGGGGGCAGAACCTCATTGGAAAGGAGCTTGGCGTCGAATTAGGCATGATCAGGACACAGGAGCTGCTAAAGGCGCGTGAGACAGATGGAGGACAGCAGTTTTTTTCCAGGGCCATTGATTTCGGTTACAGTAAAAACCCGGAAGAAACCCTCAATAATTGGGATAAGAAAAAGCTCTTGGCAGATGTGGTCTGGGTGATCAGGAATTTTCAGCCGGACATTATCATCAATAGGTTCAATACCATTCCAGGCGTCACCCATGGCCATCATACCACATCCGCTATTCTTTCATTGGAAGCCTTTAAGGCCGCGGCAGATCCACAGGTTTTTCCCGATCAGCTGGATATGGTGGATCCCTGGCAGGCAAAGCGTGTGTTTTGGAATGCTTATAATTGGAGGGCTCCATATCAGCCTGAAGAAGGAAAACTATATCATGCTTTCGAAACCGGTGAATACGATGATCTATTGGGCGTAACCTATGCGCAGATTGCCGCTGATAGTAGGACGATGCACAAATCACAGGGTTTTGGATCCACAGCTCCATTAGGAGGGGCGGTGGATTTTATCGAATTGGTAGATGGGGCTCGTTTTGAAGAATCTCCTTTTGAAGGTGTCAATAACCGATGGGATGGTGTTCCCAACGGTGCTGCTATACAAGACGCCCTGGATGAGTCTGTTGACCAGTTTGATTTTGCCCAGCTTGAGAATAATTTATCCCGCTTTTTAGCGGTTAAGCAATTACTGGATGAATTGGATTCCCCCGAAAAGTGGGTGAGGGAAAAGCAACAGTGCATCGATGAACTGATCATGGAGTTGCTGGGATTGAAGGTTGAATTTACCGCAGCCCGCCAAGAAGCCTATGTGGGCGAGAGGGTAGAAGCAACTCTTGTGATCAACAACCCTTCTTCAGTTGGGATACAGGTTCAGGATTTTACTGTGATGGGCAGCAGCCATTCTTTTAACAAAGAGATCAAGGACAATGCCGTCTTAAGGGATGGAATCGCAATGGAGTTCGCACCAACCATGTCCGTTTCCCAGCCATATTGGATTAAAAACAGTCCTCAAAACAACCTTTATCAAGTAAGCGACCAAGAAAAAATCGGCAAGGCTTTTAATGATCCTACCGTCAGCGGACAGTTTACATTCCATCTTGAGGGGGAGGAATTTACCATTAAGGTTCCCTTGAAATATAAGTACAATGACCCTGTGGACGGGGAAGTAAACCAGCCGTTCGTGTTGCTGCCGCCTGTGCAGGTGTCCATCGATCATGATCAGGTGTATGTCCTGTCGGACAAACCTTCTGAGTTCTTAATAAAGGTATCTTTTGGAACCCGCATTCTTCCGGGAGATTTAATGCTTAAAGGACTCAAAGAGGAAAATTACAAGGTGTTGGAAACTACCATAGATGAAGCTAAAAAGGAAAAAATCTATCACCTTAGCGTCAATGGAGATACCAAAATAGGAAAAACAGTGGTGACAGCCCAGTACCTTACCACTGATGGGAAGATCTATGAAGAGGGTGTAAAACGGATTGATTACAAGCATATTCCAGCACTGACGTACTTCCCCAAGGCCACTTTTGACTTGATCAAACTTAACCTAAAGACCACAGCCCAGAATATTGGCTATATTCCAGGTGCTGGTGACGATGTACCTGAGGTATTGCGCAATTTAGGGTATGCAGTGACGGAATTGGAAAATGGCAGCTTGGATGCAGATCGTTTAGGGCAATTCTCAACCGTCATCGTCGGCATCAGGGCATTTAATGTCAACCAGCAGGTGGTGGATCAGTTTGACCAATTGATGAAATATGTAGAAGATGGCGGTAATCTCATTGTCCAATACAATACGACTGCTTCTCTCAAGACGGATAGACTGGGGCCGTATCCCTTTGACATTACACGAAAAAGGGTTGCTGTAGAGAATGCACCTGTTGAGGCGGACTTTGAGGCACATCCAGTACTTAAAGGCCCGAACGCCATTACTTTGGAAGATTTTGATGGGTGGATCCAGGAAAGGGGACTTTACTTTACGGAAAATTGGGATGAGCATTATGTGACGCCATTGTCCATGCATGATCCCGAAGAGTCGCCCAGCGAGGGAAGTTTGTTGTTGGCCAATTATGGAAAGGGAACGTACACCTATTCTGGAATATCTTGGTTCAGGCTACTGCCTGCAGGAGTGCCAGGTGCTATTAAATTATTTGTGAACTTAATCGAACAAGACCATGAGTGA
- a CDS encoding DUF4136 domain-containing protein encodes MMQLKSLLFFGSLLIISACTPQGADYVEDLDIAITFQDPEVNYDRYDSYHLPDTVVLISNDANTELSSEMEDYILTEVNQQFRSIGWEKNNDPVSNGSDVVLMVSVVNLLNVQYVSWWDYWGWWPGWGWYPYPADGWYPYYPGGCCYFGGVYSYREGTIIIEMVDPNSIEAVDDGEPDRLPVIWAGGLNGILQGDETNIKNRIDRGMDQIFTDSPYLNK; translated from the coding sequence ATGATGCAATTAAAATCACTACTCTTTTTCGGTAGTTTACTTATCATCTCCGCTTGTACACCTCAGGGCGCGGATTATGTAGAAGATCTTGATATCGCCATTACATTTCAAGATCCTGAAGTAAATTATGATCGCTACGACAGCTATCATCTTCCAGACACTGTAGTACTCATTTCCAATGACGCTAACACGGAGCTTTCTTCAGAAATGGAGGATTATATCCTTACTGAGGTGAATCAGCAATTCCGCAGTATTGGTTGGGAGAAAAACAATGACCCTGTAAGTAATGGATCGGATGTGGTATTAATGGTCTCGGTAGTCAATTTACTGAATGTCCAATATGTTTCTTGGTGGGATTACTGGGGCTGGTGGCCAGGATGGGGCTGGTATCCCTATCCTGCTGATGGCTGGTATCCTTATTATCCAGGAGGATGCTGCTACTTTGGGGGAGTTTACAGCTACAGGGAAGGGACCATTATCATCGAAATGGTAGATCCCAATAGTATCGAAGCGGTAGATGATGGAGAACCCGACAGACTTCCTGTCATATGGGCCGGTGGACTGAACGGCATATTGCAGGGGGATGAAACCAATATCAAAAACCGAATTGATCGCGGCATGGATCAGATTTTTACCGATTCACCATATCTTAACAAGTAA
- a CDS encoding OmpW family outer membrane protein codes for MRFIKTLFILFALLLNVQLLKAQGTSQFQVNYTPSLPLGDVADYTGNFSFRGINIAYEYHITEYLGLGITTGINTYYEDIQGVENVKVDIDGKMVTLSGKRYNYTNSVPILATANYYFSPEGQLRPYVGLGIGGYYVMKWTEIGQYQVRDNGFQFGLAPRVGVLKPLAYGLGLHLAAQYNAGFGEDPFSSVDFMVGFSWQF; via the coding sequence ATGAGATTCATCAAAACCTTATTTATACTATTTGCACTGCTGTTAAACGTACAACTCCTAAAGGCACAAGGAACTAGTCAATTTCAAGTGAATTATACCCCAAGCCTTCCGCTTGGGGATGTGGCAGATTACACGGGAAACTTCAGCTTTAGGGGTATTAATATCGCCTATGAGTACCATATAACAGAATATCTGGGGCTGGGAATTACCACAGGTATCAATACCTATTATGAAGATATCCAAGGGGTGGAAAATGTCAAAGTCGACATCGATGGAAAAATGGTTACCCTTTCCGGTAAACGGTACAATTATACAAACTCCGTTCCGATCCTGGCTACGGCCAATTATTACTTTTCACCTGAAGGCCAACTAAGACCCTATGTGGGATTGGGGATAGGAGGATATTATGTAATGAAATGGACAGAAATAGGCCAGTACCAAGTAAGGGATAATGGATTTCAGTTTGGCTTAGCACCTCGAGTGGGCGTATTAAAGCCACTGGCTTATGGGCTGGGCCTCCACTTGGCAGCCCAGTACAATGCTGGATTTGGAGAAGATCCCTTCAGCAGTGTCGACTTTATGGTCGGCTTTTCCTGGCAATTTTAG
- a CDS encoding DUF4136 domain-containing protein produces the protein MIRTKIYAFAALLSVLAVSYACTAGKVIDTNQAENFKLENYKSFDFYKTDLEIDKMPEYTQRVDWIKEAIKENLESRGVNQETENPEMLVNIGVFIEEKVQTRETDLISDPPMYIGQRNYHWEVQEIPVGTYNEGTFTLDFVDRATNEMVWQGVGKSIITKKDEAAKKDIKNATQKLFTKIE, from the coding sequence ATGATACGCACTAAAATCTATGCTTTTGCAGCCCTTCTTTCAGTCTTGGCCGTTTCATACGCTTGTACGGCGGGAAAGGTAATCGATACCAATCAGGCAGAAAACTTCAAATTGGAAAATTATAAGAGCTTTGACTTTTATAAGACCGATTTGGAGATTGACAAAATGCCAGAATATACCCAGCGGGTAGATTGGATAAAAGAGGCCATCAAAGAGAACCTTGAATCCAGGGGTGTCAACCAAGAAACCGAAAACCCAGAAATGCTGGTCAATATTGGGGTATTTATAGAAGAAAAGGTACAAACCCGCGAAACAGACCTGATCAGCGATCCACCCATGTATATTGGCCAGCGAAACTATCACTGGGAAGTACAGGAAATCCCTGTCGGAACTTACAATGAGGGAACCTTCACGCTGGATTTTGTAGACAGGGCGACCAATGAAATGGTCTGGCAAGGTGTAGGCAAAAGCATCATCACCAAAAAAGACGAAGCGGCTAAAAAGGACATAAAAAATGCCACCCAAAAATTATTTACTAAAATAGAATAA
- a CDS encoding PDC sensor domain-containing protein, whose amino-acid sequence MRISKKGVVVLSTLVIIAMAFVYYFFVHVAGNEKTMNADNMRVLGNIKTNIENLIEGQKKIMTTHHSIHNPEDYEYRFGQDYVVFKLMDYAKDSKVKANENYEELFSNPLIVRKDIFDFISINCVSTKDGKQELNTLFTNNPTFGELYYTRDSVVNVFESKKIFHLDLGLAEYKAYNTLLCKSEDGAVYLTGLVNMDKFEDKKREVSAHTISIAVILTIIILLALPIIKLFVMSNMERLYTKDVLFTGASVTVIPMGIILLFMYLTTQLKDDKNEARENLVTLNDRVDKNFEAEITSAMGLLNDIDSITTLEWKNKGDSLKSVSNWIKDFNRPESSAFFHGLYQSDRRDSFPTKDDDTTVYRDTEKGEYWSFGGLQYDDLNLKGTHHFKYFNSIFWCSPDGKIRIYISSEGAPEKVTDLSHRKYIMKVANNEARRFKRGQPLFMESIRSVSDGNYEIGIGVPSGIDSLPVLAVSFSSASLIDPLVKNGYGFCLIDKSGKTLFHSEKERNLNENFLEETGGEFTSYVTSGRPQFSSVDYLGKPHYVYLRKLDCIDGYYLATFLDKEYINTANSMTIMLTIEMQVAYLALLFLLAVAVSLLSTKPSNLKQKVFAFNWLRPYSSDDHQYNRAYVCLFLMNALAGIYCFVESVLHAGFEDYVIHDLMLVGICVVGINYYVLSNLLPPSKKMYTRFGKPGHNRFLKISFWVILGVLMIGKFILMGYAKDLKAFWSLVLLGMLAIGIYKLVRLVPLPPESGTKPISNKSNVLDKGALLLEKYQQRPMLEAYKLFTFSLICLITVIPSFIFYSISYNKEREILHKYYSHDLTAQHASWMSNKARQYYDFSDPKKSSRVPDLDEFIATMENDDLRHFTFEDISIETATYDTADDLRTDSLSQDFMYYFLIGGVYGDIRIAFNPYGMASEGYLANEDRNQEWKYKTDTFIYYGPTEKYIMAGSPKRFSDFFLDNVAMLVLVLFPLLIAVLFILLSGTSRKICGLAFKGYVDHLIPKFSEPTKSRSHDLVKIYKEADKWRLEYDKGIGKDSFNNTFLVGVNASCVRKVYHKLEREFSTTLYTMDMIDLPQVLKSQKAVDKAVESPAGSIYHFKNDQLGLDISLDELIKSPVSTYTALETALRNSVEGKGLYEDETSKKDKNLPKLPLLIYIEHFEFLYDDMELNRIKLHILQQIVHNPLIRVVISSNISPIKIYEHYEDQINHFSTDPGAKADGAYDKMMALKMDYRNWLNVLGGFYRINVPFDTTQIDWSIGDQKSPQYEVMKGEFEHGKYLNQLFFNRGLYKGCETEEDVILHVQETSYTYYYSIWNNLSKEERYIVYDIARDKFVNTNNVDGIIDLLHKGILVFDHSLRLMNESFGNFVLSKVSSDEALARELESKQKGTWNITFAVLILVVISLLVFISFGRIHVLSEINTIIASAGAAMTLLIRLGGLFAISKVVK is encoded by the coding sequence ATGCGAATATCCAAGAAAGGGGTTGTCGTACTTTCCACACTGGTCATTATAGCCATGGCTTTTGTGTACTATTTCTTTGTGCACGTGGCGGGGAATGAGAAAACCATGAACGCAGATAATATGCGTGTACTGGGCAATATCAAGACCAATATCGAAAACCTGATAGAAGGCCAAAAGAAAATAATGACTACTCATCACAGTATTCATAATCCCGAGGATTATGAATACAGATTTGGGCAGGATTATGTGGTTTTTAAACTAATGGATTACGCTAAAGATTCAAAAGTAAAGGCCAATGAGAATTATGAAGAGCTATTTAGTAATCCCCTGATAGTACGGAAGGACATTTTCGATTTTATCAGCATCAATTGTGTGTCTACCAAGGATGGCAAACAGGAGCTCAATACACTGTTTACCAATAACCCAACTTTTGGGGAGCTATACTATACCAGAGATAGCGTGGTAAATGTCTTTGAGAGCAAGAAAATATTTCATCTGGATTTGGGCTTGGCTGAGTATAAAGCCTACAATACACTCTTGTGCAAATCAGAGGATGGTGCTGTTTACCTTACGGGATTGGTGAATATGGATAAGTTTGAAGATAAAAAGCGGGAAGTCTCAGCGCACACGATATCCATAGCCGTAATCCTTACGATTATCATTTTGCTGGCGCTACCCATTATTAAGCTTTTCGTCATGAGCAATATGGAGCGGCTGTACACGAAGGACGTGCTATTTACGGGAGCATCTGTTACGGTGATCCCTATGGGCATTATATTGCTGTTTATGTACCTGACCACACAGCTAAAGGATGATAAAAATGAGGCCAGGGAAAATCTAGTGACGCTGAACGATCGGGTGGATAAAAACTTCGAAGCGGAGATCACAAGTGCCATGGGGTTGCTGAATGACATCGATTCGATCACTACCTTGGAATGGAAAAATAAGGGTGATTCTCTAAAAAGTGTCTCCAACTGGATCAAAGATTTTAATCGGCCAGAAAGTTCGGCTTTTTTTCACGGGCTATACCAAAGCGATAGGCGTGATTCATTTCCGACCAAAGATGATGATACGACGGTCTATCGTGATACAGAAAAGGGTGAATACTGGTCATTTGGAGGGCTGCAATACGATGATCTTAATTTGAAAGGCACGCATCACTTCAAATATTTCAATTCTATTTTTTGGTGTAGCCCAGATGGAAAAATACGCATTTATATTTCCAGCGAGGGGGCACCTGAAAAGGTCACCGATCTTTCTCACAGAAAGTACATTATGAAAGTGGCCAATAATGAAGCGAGGCGATTTAAGCGTGGTCAGCCACTTTTTATGGAGTCGATCCGATCGGTTAGTGATGGTAATTATGAGATCGGGATTGGTGTTCCATCCGGAATTGATTCATTGCCGGTACTGGCGGTCAGCTTTTCTTCAGCGAGCTTAATTGACCCGTTGGTAAAGAACGGATATGGGTTTTGCCTGATTGATAAATCCGGTAAAACACTTTTCCATTCTGAAAAAGAGCGGAACCTCAATGAGAATTTTCTCGAAGAAACAGGTGGTGAGTTCACTTCTTATGTTACGAGCGGCCGTCCTCAATTTTCGTCCGTAGACTATTTGGGCAAGCCCCACTACGTCTACCTCAGAAAGTTGGACTGTATTGATGGCTATTATTTGGCCACTTTCTTGGACAAGGAATACATCAATACAGCCAATTCCATGACCATTATGCTTACCATAGAAATGCAGGTAGCCTATTTGGCTTTACTCTTTCTACTGGCCGTAGCAGTTTCCTTACTATCGACCAAACCCAGTAACCTTAAGCAAAAGGTTTTTGCTTTCAATTGGCTAAGACCCTACAGTTCTGATGATCATCAGTATAACCGCGCCTATGTATGTCTGTTTCTCATGAATGCTCTGGCAGGAATTTACTGTTTTGTGGAAAGTGTATTACATGCTGGCTTTGAGGACTATGTCATTCATGACTTGATGTTGGTTGGGATTTGTGTGGTAGGCATTAACTATTATGTGCTGTCCAATTTATTGCCACCCAGCAAAAAAATGTACACCCGTTTTGGTAAGCCTGGTCATAATAGGTTTTTAAAAATTAGCTTTTGGGTGATTTTGGGCGTGCTGATGATTGGGAAATTTATACTGATGGGCTATGCGAAGGATCTAAAAGCTTTTTGGAGTTTGGTGCTACTTGGGATGTTGGCCATTGGAATTTATAAATTGGTGAGGCTAGTACCTTTGCCACCTGAAAGCGGCACCAAGCCCATTTCAAATAAAAGTAATGTGTTGGATAAGGGAGCACTGCTATTGGAGAAGTATCAACAGAGGCCCATGCTAGAAGCGTATAAGTTGTTTACCTTTTCTTTGATTTGTTTGATAACGGTAATACCCAGTTTTATTTTTTATTCGATCAGCTATAATAAAGAAAGGGAGATCCTGCATAAATATTATAGCCATGATCTGACCGCCCAACATGCCAGTTGGATGTCCAACAAAGCCAGGCAGTATTATGATTTTTCAGACCCTAAAAAATCGAGTAGGGTTCCCGATTTGGATGAATTTATAGCGACCATGGAAAATGATGATTTGCGCCATTTTACTTTTGAGGATATTTCTATCGAAACGGCCACCTATGACACCGCAGATGACCTGCGTACAGATAGTTTGTCACAGGATTTTATGTACTATTTTCTGATTGGAGGAGTATATGGTGACATAAGGATTGCTTTTAATCCTTATGGGATGGCTTCAGAGGGTTATTTGGCAAATGAGGACAGGAACCAGGAGTGGAAGTATAAAACGGACACCTTTATTTATTACGGACCAACTGAAAAGTATATCATGGCCGGCAGTCCTAAGCGATTTTCTGATTTCTTCTTAGATAACGTAGCGATGTTGGTGTTAGTGCTTTTTCCATTGCTGATAGCAGTTCTCTTCATATTGCTTTCGGGAACTTCCCGTAAAATCTGTGGATTGGCGTTTAAAGGATATGTGGATCATCTTATCCCCAAATTTAGCGAGCCCACCAAAAGCCGTAGCCATGATCTGGTCAAGATCTACAAAGAAGCTGACAAATGGCGGTTAGAGTATGACAAGGGAATCGGCAAGGACAGTTTTAACAATACCTTTTTGGTAGGTGTAAATGCTTCCTGTGTAAGAAAAGTTTATCACAAGCTGGAGCGAGAATTTTCAACTACTTTGTACACCATGGACATGATAGACTTGCCACAAGTATTAAAAAGCCAAAAGGCCGTGGATAAGGCGGTAGAAAGCCCTGCTGGATCCATCTATCACTTTAAAAATGATCAATTAGGCTTGGACATATCATTGGACGAACTCATAAAATCACCTGTATCTACCTACACAGCGTTGGAAACGGCGCTGAGAAATTCCGTGGAGGGCAAAGGGCTATATGAAGATGAAACTTCCAAAAAAGATAAAAATCTCCCCAAACTTCCACTTTTGATCTATATCGAACACTTTGAATTTTTATATGATGATATGGAACTTAACCGAATCAAGCTCCATATCCTTCAACAAATAGTACATAATCCACTTATCCGGGTCGTGATTTCTAGTAATATAAGCCCCATAAAAATCTATGAGCACTATGAAGATCAAATCAATCATTTTTCTACCGACCCTGGGGCCAAAGCAGATGGGGCGTACGATAAAATGATGGCACTCAAGATGGATTATAGAAATTGGCTTAATGTACTTGGAGGCTTCTATCGGATCAATGTTCCTTTTGACACCACCCAAATTGATTGGTCAATCGGAGATCAAAAATCACCTCAATATGAAGTGATGAAAGGGGAATTCGAGCATGGCAAGTACCTCAACCAGCTTTTCTTTAATAGGGGACTTTACAAAGGGTGCGAGACTGAGGAAGATGTCATCCTACATGTTCAGGAGACCTCCTATACCTACTATTATTCTATTTGGAACAACCTGTCAAAAGAGGAGCGTTATATTGTCTACGATATTGCCAGGGATAAATTCGTCAATACCAACAATGTGGACGGGATCATCGATCTGCTGCACAAAGGAATATTGGTTTTTGACCATTCGTTGCGATTGATGAATGAGAGCTTTGGAAACTTTGTACTGTCCAAGGTGAGCAGTGATGAGGCACTGGCAAGGGAACTGGAATCCAAGCAAAAGGGAACTTGGAACATTACGTTTGCGGTGCTGATCCTAGTGGTCATTAGCTTGCTGGTGTTTATTTCCTTTGGCAGGATCCATGTCCTCAGTGAAATCAATACGATCATTGCTTCTGCAGGAGCTGCCATGACACTTTTGATTCGTCTTGGAGGCCTGTTTGCCATCAGCAAAGTGGTGAAGTAG